The Siansivirga zeaxanthinifaciens CC-SAMT-1 region AGACGAAGCTGGCCGAGGATGTTTGGCAGGACCTGTTACCGCAGCTGCCGTTATGCTGCCTTTAAATTTTGAAAATACGGTGCTAACAGATTCGAAAAAATTAAGTGAAACAAAAAGAGATTTACTAAAACCCGTAATTGAATCTGAAGCTCTTACTTTTGGTGTTACACATATTTTTGAAGATGAAATAGACCAGATTAACATTCTTAACGCTTCCATTTTGGCGATGCAAAAATCGATTGCCAAACTAAATCCGTTACCAGAATTTATAATTATTGATGGTAATAAATTTAAGCCCTACAAAAACATTCCATACCAAACCATTGTAAAAGGTGATAGCAAATACCTTAGTATTGCCGCTGCATCGGTACTAGCAAAAACATACAGAGATGAATTCATGAATAAAATACATGAAGAATTCCCTATGTACAACTGGAAAAAAAATAAAGGATACCCTACCAAAGAGCATCGCGAAGCCATTAAAACCTATGGCCCTTGCAAATACCACAGAAAATCCTTTCGCTTGTTACCAGAACAACTTGAATTCGAGTTCTAAGTTTGCCTAAATTTTACTTATTAATAAATGTAAAAATATGTAGGTTTGTAAAAATAAAAACCTGCTATGAGATTTATTTGTTTCGCATTACTTACAATACTAGCTTTTAGTTGTTCAAACTCGAATACAGAACGCATTAATTTAATAGATTTTGTTCCAGAAAACAGTTCGGTAATTGTTAAAACAACTAACGTTGAAACTTTAAAAAGCAGTTTAAACAATAGCGATTTCCTTCAAAAATTCACTAATGCACCAGGAACAAAACTTTTAAAAACGCAATTAAAAAATTTATCGTTAATAAAATCTAAAGGCGATTTACTACTTTGTTTTTCTAAGGATAATAAAGACAGTTTGCAATACACCCTCATTACAAAATACCAAACTGATTTATTTAAAAGAGATTCCTTAAAAAATTACATGGAGGAAACTTTAAAAACCGATGAAGCGACCATTACAAAATCTACTTTCGAAAAAACTGTTTTTTATAGTGCTGTTATAGACAGTACTTTCTTGGTGTCTTCATCAAAAACAATTATTGAAGCTGCTTTTTCTAATAGTAATAAGGATGCCGAATTAAATAAAATTTTTCAAACAACAAGTAACGACAAAACACTGTCTATAATAATAAAAGCTGATAATCCTTTTGTTAAAAGCCTGTTTAAAGAAAAATCGTTAAATCTTAAAACATTTACAAGTTATATTGCTTTAGATGCCGAAATTAATCAGAATGAATTTGTTTTTGATGGAATTACAACCGCTACCGATTCTACAAAAAGTATTATTAATGTTTTTAAAAATACGATTCCACAAGAAAATCAAATTCAAAAGGTGGTTCCTTCTAACAGTGATGGTTTTTTAAGTTTTACGTTTAATGATTTTGAAATACTCAAAACCAATTTAAATGCCTTCAAAAAGAGAGATTCATTAGAAGCTAATTTAAATTTGTTTAGCAACATTACTGAAGTAGGTGTGCTGTATCAGGATAAAAACCGAGCTATAATTTTAAACTCCATAGATGTTATTGAAACCGAAGACGCCATTTCTAATGAGCAAACTATTCTGGAAACTTTCCGACAGGTAAACATTTATAATTTTAGTGAACCTCATTTATTTAAGGACACCTTTTATCCTTTAGTGACTTTTGAAAATGCCAATAAATACTGTGTTTTAGACAATTATTTTGTTTTTAGTGATACTATTGAAATATTACAAAACGTAATTTCAAACTACCAAAACCAAACAACTATTAACGAAACCGATGCTTTCAACAATATTAAAGGTAATTTGAGCAATGCTGCTTCGATGCTTTTGGTTGCAAATCCAACGACTTTAAACACTATTATAAACTCAAATTTTAACGCCCCTTTAAATTTGAATCTAGACTTTTATAACACCTCGGCCGTGCAATTTATATACGATGGTTATTTTGCTCATATACATGGCATCATCAAGAAAAATAAGGTTAAAGCAGTTAAAAATGCTATTACAGAAATTTTAAACATAAAACTAGACAGCGATATACTTAACAATCCACAATTGGTAACCAATCATATAACTAATGAAAAAGAGATTGTTGTTCAGGATATAAAAAACAACCTGTATTTAATTTCAAATAAGGGTAAAGTGCTTTGGAAAAAACAAATTAATGCTCCAATTCTTGGAGAAATTAGTCAAATTGACATCTACAAAAATGGTAGGCTTCAATTGGCTTTTGCTACACCAAATGCTATTTTTGTAATTGATAGAAATGGCAATGATGTTGCTCCTTTTCCATTACAATTTAAAGATAATGTTACCCAGCCACTATCGGTTTTCGATTACGATAAAAACAAAAACTACCGCCTTTTGCTTACCCAAGAAAATTCAACATTAATGTACGACACAAGTGGTAAAATTGTAAAAGGATATAGTTTTAAGGCCGATAGTAAAATTATTAGTCAGCCAAAACATTTTAGAATTGGCAGTAAAGATTATATTGTTTTAAAAACCGCTAATAAAGTTCATATTTTAGACAGAACAGGCAAAACAAGAGTCACTCCTAAAGCATCTTACTCCTACTCCAGCGAGCCCATATTTTTACATAACAATTTATTTACAACTACAGGCATTCAAGGCGATATAATAAGCATAGAGGCTTCGGGAAATACCGCTTCAAAAAAAATAAATCTCCCAGAAAAACATCATATAACTGCTTCGAGCAAAACTTTAGTAACACTTGGAGAAAACAAATTAACTATAAAAGGGAAAACTATCGAACTGGATTATGGTAATTATACAAAACCAGAACTTTTCTACATAAAGGACAAAAATTATGTGGCCCTAACAGATTTACAAACTCAAAAAGTATATATTTTCGATAGTCTTGGGCAACTTCTTCCTAATTTTCCTGTATATGGAACCTCGGTTATTGCACTAGACCAAATAAATAAAGACCAGGATTTAGAGTTTATCACTAAAGGAGAAAGTAATTCAATTTTAATTTATCAAATTAACTAAAGCGGTAAAATTTAACTTTACACTTTTAAAAACAAATCATGATTACACGCAAAAATGCTTCAATCTCGAAATTCATAATTCACAAAGTTGGAAATAAATTTAACGACACTAAAAATGCTTTTTCAGAAAAATTAGTCGATTTCGACGAACCAAGTTACGAGTTAATGTTGCCGTTTTTACTTAGGCCTTTTGGAAGTTTGGTACAAAGCTACAGATTTAATCATCATGCCGATATTTCATTAAACGAAATAAACAGTTATAGCACTCAAATATTTAATGACGAAGAGGCTTTTATTGAAGTTTCAAAACATATAGTAACTCATTTATACGAACAATCAACCTCTGCAAATATTAAAACAGGTGATGTTTTAGTTGTTATGTTTGAAGGTATTGAGTTTAACGAAATTACTACCAACGCACTGGGTATCTTTAAAATTGAAAATAAAGTTAATTTCTTTCAAACCTATCTTGAAAATAATAGTTACGATGTTTTAGTACAAAAAGGTATTAGTTCTAAAAAAGTTGATAAAGGCTGCTTAATTCTAAACCAAAGCGATAACGAAGGGCAAATTGTTTTAAGTGTAGACAATAACAGCTACGATGCTCAATATTGGCTTAACCAGTTTTTAAATATTAAATATGCAGACGATGCGAACAATCATACGCATCAATACATAGAACTATGCAAAGAATTTTCTGAAGAGATAATAAAATCGACTTATGGGGCGCACGAACACAATAATTTTCTAGCTAAAACCATCGATTTTTTTAAAGAAAATGAAGTTGTTAATGTAGAGCGTTTTAAAGATGAAGTCTTTGAAGAAGACAAACACAAAACCCTATTCGATGATTATAAAAAAACCTTCGAAGACGAGCAAAACATAGTTATTAGAAACCAATTTGATATTGCCGAGAGTGTAGTAAACAAAGACAAGAAAAAAATAAAAACCGATATTAAACTTGATACGCATATTCAAATTAAATTAGATATAGATGCGCCCGATGCTTCGGCAGAATATTTAGAGCGTGGTTACGACGACGAAAAGAAAATGCATTATTATAAGGTGTTTTTTAATGCGGAATCCTAATTTAGAGTTCTAAAAATTATAAATATTTTTTTTGAATAATTTTTATTCGATTAAAACAAATACTCTTTTAACAAAAAAACAGATTTAATAGCGTCTTCTACCCCTATTATCTCGCATTTCTTGCATTTTTTTAGTAATGGTTTGTTTATATTCGTTTTTTGTAATTTCCTTTCCTTTGTTGGGAGCTTCAATTTGTATTTTTTCTTTGGTATTTAGAACAATTTTAGAACATAAAATAGTAGTATTTCCAGCACTTACTTCTAAAATTAACCCAGGAAGTCCCCAATATTCAGCTGGTCCGTGACTCACTGGTATTTGTAATGTATACCAAGCTTCAACTTCTGTAATTTGTATAGGTTTTTGACTAGTATCCGCTCCTGATTCTACTTTATTATCGGTAGTATTATTTTCTAGCTCACTCCACGAAAACGAATACCATGTTAAATAAGCGGTTGGTATAGAAGCGGTGGCTTTAAAACACATGTATTGACCAATTTGTTTTGATTCGGTTCCCATAATCCATTCTATTGGCAGTAATTCATCTTTAACTAAAAACTGTTTCCCATAAAATTCCTGACTCTGTACTAAAAGGTTTTCCTTTATATTTTTATATTGCCTACCCGGAGCAAAAATTTTCCCCCAGGAATCTGTTGCACCTGAAATAGCATCTAATTTCTCTTCTTCATCAAACAAAGATTCTTGTTTATTAAAACTTAAAATATAGGTTTTTTCTAGTCTATTTCTTAAGCGTAAAAACATATCTTTTTTTTGTGCCTCAGTCATTTTAGAACCCCAAGATCCTAAATCCATTCTAGATTTCGACATATAATAAGCTTTTCCTTGAAAATCTTGAACATTTGGTGTTACAGATAATAACAATAAAAAACACAGCAGACTAACTTTAAACAAGATTGATTTCATAGAATGAATATTTAGATATTTTGTTTAATAAATGTAATAAAATATTAAACATTTTGTTTCAATCATAAAAATAAAAAATATAATTATCGTTTTTATTTACCTCTTTTAGAAAAACTTAGCTTCAAAAAGTATTGAAAAATGCTTCAGTAATTTTTCTTTTACCTCCTCCATTGACACTTTTTCAACGCCAAGTTCCACATGTAATGAGGTCACAGCTTTTCCTCGAATACCACAAGGGATAATATTATCAAAGTAGCCTAAATCGGCATTAATATTAAGAGCAAAACCGTGCATGGTTACCCAACGACTGGCACGAACACCCATGGCACAAATTTTACGGGCAAACGGCGTGCCTGCATCTAACCAAACTCCGGTCTCGCCATCACTACGTCCCGATTGTATTCCGTAATCATTTAAAGTTAGGATAATAACTTCTTCAAGAAATCGTAAATATTTATGAATATCGGTAAAGAAATTATCCAAATCCAAAATTGGATACCCAACAATTTGCCCAGGCCCATGGTAAGTTATGTCGCCGCCACGGTTAATTTTATAAAAAGTAGCATCTTTTTGAGTTAGTTGCTGCTCATTTAAAAGAAGATTAGACATATCGCCACTTTTTCCTAAGGTATAAACATGCGGATGCTCTACAAATAAGAAATAATTATTGGTTTTAAAATTAGTATTTTCTTGTCTATTTTTAATTTTAGCATCAACAATACCTTTAAATAATGTCTCCTGATAATCCCAGGTTTCTTTATAATCTTTTAAACCTAAATCTTGTAGTTTTATGTCTTTATTCATAGCCTACAAAATTACAATATTTTTATATTTTAACGGTTGGGATTGTTAAGAATAACCAGAGCTGCTATAACGCCTGGAACCCAACCACAAAGCCAAAGTAAAAAAACGATTAAAATGGATCCGCAACCTTTACCAATAACTGATAATGGCGGACAAACGATTGCTAATAAAACTCTCCAAAAACTCATTTTAATTTAATTATTATTTGATTGATTACTAATACTTGACGTTATCTATTAATTTTTGTTACAACACAACATCTTATTTCATTTTTTAATAAATAATAGTAGTTTAGTAGCATGAGAAAAAAATTGATTTTTGTACTACTTATTTTGATGACTTTAAAAGCTGAAGCACAGTTTAGCTTTTCTGGACATATAGATAATAAAGAGTGGCACAACAATGTTTATCTCTCTGTAATTGATGATTACAGAAAAATTTCGGGCTTATATTTTGAACAAATTATTGCGAAAGTAAACACCGATAGTCTTGGCTATTTCGAATTTACCGGAAACCAACTGGAAAACGAAAATAGAATTTACAGAATTCATGTTGATAATTGCTTTAACAACCAAGATAACAAAACGCATTTTGATGGGTATTGCGACGATAGTAAAGAAGTTATTTTTATAGCTAAAAACAACGACACCATTGTATTCCCTTTTACTTTCGATAAACAAATGTTTTGCGATATAAAATCTACTAACGAAAAAGCAACTGTTTTTGCTAGAGTCGACTCCTTAAAAGATGTTATGAAATTTGCTTTTAGTGAATTTCGAAGCGAAGCAAATAGAAAACTTAACAATAAAAAATGGTTTAATACGCTTCAAAATTTTGGCGATCAACTTAACGAACCTTTAGCAGACCTCTATATTTATTCTTTTTTATCGGATCGCAGAAATGAATTGCATGAACATTACTTAGAAGACTTAAAAAGCAATAATTATTACGATAAATTATTAGAAAACCTAAATAAGGTTTATCCCAATTCGACTTATGCGACTCAGTATAAAAACGAACTTAATTCAGATAAATTTATAATTAATAAAGTTTCTAATAGTGGCTTTAATTGGTTCTATATTATAGTGCCTTTGCTTATAATTTCAGTTATTTTAAATGTATGGTTATTAATTTCCTCTAAAAACAATAAATCAAAACAAGTCACCGAAACTAAAGAACAACTAACCAAACAAGAGCAAAATGTGCTTAATTTATTGTTAGAAGATAAATCGAATAAAGACATTGCCGATGCCCTTTTTATTAGTTTAAGCACGGTTAAAACGCATATAAACAATATTTACAGGAAATTAAATGTGCAGTCTAGAGAAGAAACCAAGTCGTTGTTTAATAGCTAATTACAAAAAATCAACCTAAGTACTAGTACCAATTTCATCCTTTAAAAAAGGCTTGGTTTAAAAAAAAATCATCAAGTTTGTTTTAGAAACATTTAAATAGAAATAATTATGACTCTTACTAAAACTCATTTTTCATCATTAAAAACAACATTAACTTTCGTTTTTTTCTTATTCGTTTATGCTGTAAATTTTGCTCAAGAAACCGATTCTAACGCTGGTGTTTTAACTTTTAAAGAAGAAGAGATTGACTACGGAACCATCAAACAAAATGCCGATGGCGAACGCATCTTCTCATTTACAAATACAGGAAAAAGTCCTATTGTAATTTCAACAGTAAAAACATCTTGTGGTTGTACAGTGCCTTCGTATTCTAAAGAACCTATTTTACCGGGTAAAACAAGCGAAATTAAAGTTAGATATGCAACAAACAGAATAGGCGTATTTAAAAAAACCATTACTATTGTTTCTAACGCTTCAGAACCAAACAAAATAATTAGAATTAAAGGTGAAGTTTTAGCGCCAGAATCAGCAACAAAATAAATTTCTGCTGCTTTTTATTATAAAACAAAAATCTACATATAAGTTGTATGCTAATTTTTTGAAAATAGTGTAATTTTGCACTCGTCTGTCGCAAAAGGCAGGTTATCAAAATTAATTAGCATGCAACTTTCAGAACAAGAAATAGTAAGAAGAGAAAAATTAGAAAGACTTCGCGAACTAGGTATTAATCCCTATCCTGCAGATTTATATCCTGTTACACATACTTCAAAACAGGTAAAAGAGCAATTTGAAGCCGATAAGGAGGTCGTTATTGCTGGTAGGTTAATGATGATTAAAGTTCAAGGAAAAGCAAGTTTTGCTGAATTACAAGATGCCGAAGGAAAAATACAAGTGTATTTTAACCGTGACGAAATTTGCCCGGGTGAAGACAAAGAAAAATATAACGAAGTTTTCAAAAAATTACTAGACTTTGGTGATTTTGTTGGTATTGAAGGTGTTTTATTTACCACACAAGTTGGAGAAAAAACCGTTAAAGTAAAAGACTTTACACTTCTTAGTAAAGCTTTAAAACCACTACCGCTTCCAAAAGAAAAAGATGGCGTTGTTTATGATGCCTTCACAGACCCAGAACAACGTTACAGACAGCGTTACGCCGATTTGGTTGTAAACCCTAAAGTTAAAGATGTTTTTATAAAACGAACTAAACTTTTTAATGCCATGCGTCAGTTTTTTAATGATGCTGGTTATTTTGAAGTTGAAACACCCGTATTACAATCCATTCCTGGTGGTGCAGCGGCTAGACCGTTTGTAACACACCACAATGCTCTAGATATTCCGTTATATATGCGTATAGCCAATGAGCTTTATTTAAAACGTTTAATTGTTGGTGGTTTTGATGGTGTTTATGAGTTTTCTAAAAACTTTAGAAATGAAGGCATGGACAGAACGCATAATCCTGAGTTTACTGCCATGGAAATTTATGTAGCCTACAAAGACTACAATTGGATGATGACTTTCTGCGAAAAACTATTAGAACATTGCGCAGTAGCTGTTAACGGGACCACCAAAGCTAAATTTGGTGACCATGAAATAGATTTTAAAGCACCATATGCTAGAGTAACAATGGCCGACTCTATTAAGCATTTCACTGGTTTCGATATTACAGGTAAAACAGAAGCCGAAATTAGAGCCGCTGCAGAAGGCATGGGTATTGAGGTTGACGATACCATGGGTAAAGGCAAACTAATTGATGAAATTTTTGGTGAAAAATGTGAGGGTAATTACATACAACCTACATTCATTACAGACTACCCTAAGGAGATGAGTCCGTTGTGCAAAGAACACAGAGAAAACCCTGAATTAACTGAGCGTTTCGAGTTGATGGTATGTGGTAAAGAAATTGCGAATGCTTACTCCGAACTAAACGATCCTATCGACCAACGTGAACGCTTCGAGCATCAAATGGAATTAGCGAAAAAAGGAGACGATGAAGCTACTGGCGTTATAGATTACGATTTTTTACGCGCTTTAGAATACGGTATGCCTCCAACATCGGGTATGGGTATTGGTATGGATCGATTAATTATGTTTTTAACTAATAACCAATCTATTCAAGAGGTTTTATTCTTCCCGCAAATGCGTCCAGAGAAAAAGGCGCTTGAATTAAGCGAAAATGAAAAAGTGATTTTCGAGATATTAAAAACTCAAAATGGCATTTCTTTAAACAACCTGAAAACTCAATCTGGTTTAAGTAATAAAGCATGGGATAAAGGTATTAAAGGCTTAACAAAACATAAAGTAGCCAAAGTAACTAAAACTGAAGATGATTTAATTGTTGAAATTATCTAGCCCTTACGTTACATTATTTATAAAAAAGGAGCCTAAAAAGCTCCTTTTTTATTTCTAGAACTCAAATTATAACAATAAAAAAATCCAGCAACTCAATAGTTACTGGATTTTTTATAAACTAACCAACTAAACTTAATTTACTAACTAATAATCTTCTCAAAAAAAAAAGGTTGAGTAATTACATGTATCAAATTAATTACATTACAAAGAGAAGGAATAAATACCATTTACTAAAATTATTTAGAAATGTTTAACACCTTATATTTATAATTTTACAATTTTATTAAGAATAATATATCTATATGTTAATTTTTTAAGACGAAACAGCGCTCAAATTGGAAGTTTGTCAATTTTAGCCAAATTCAAAGAGAATTATATAATCATAAAAAGATTGTTTATTTTTGCTGTATGACAAAACACCTCATTAGCCTACTTTTGTTTTGTTTTTGTGTTTTTGTATGTGCACAAAACGACAGTTTATCTATTAAAAATGGTATTGAAAATCCGAGTATTTTAAGCACCCATCATTTTGGTATTTTTAGCGGTAGAATTAATCAGAATTTTAAAATAGCACCACCAAAAAAAACAACCCTTTTTATAAATTCGGCTAGCGGTAACAACTTTCATCCTTTTGTTGAAGCTTACCTACCAAAAGATCCTGAAGTAAGAGAACGCTTAAGCAAAGTAATTTGGCACGATCGTATTTTTAATTTTGTAGACCAAGAAACCACCCCTGCCGATTATATGAATATTGTAATTGATGCAATCATTAAAGATTACAGAATTGGTGCTAACTTTCCAATAAATAAAAATCATGAATTAAGCTTTACTCTTAGAGCAAATCATATAACAAAAGGTAAATATCCTTTTACTATTTTTACAGGAGACGAAGCCATTGAATGGTTTCATAGTAATATTGCTGGTGGGGAAGACCCTTATGGAAGACGCTATTACGGTTTAAACCAGGTTAATTTTAAATATACCGATAGAAACGGCAAGGTTTTAGAACTTAATAATAATGATTTTTTTGTGAGCGGTATCGAATTTAATCATTACTACTACCCAACGCTAACTATTAACAAAACCAAAAATATCTTTTTAAATTTTGGAAGTCATTTAAGTATGAATACTACTAAATTTAATAGCTCTATAGATTTAGGACTTTCGGTTAACGCCCTTAAGAAAATCACTTTTAATGACACATATGAATTAGATTTTGGTATGGGATTTAGCGGCTTACGTAAAAACCTCATCGATTTTAAAGACAATATAGATTTAGGCAACAACGCTTATTTAGGCACTTTTGAAACCACTTTTGAAATTGCAAAATTTACTAAAAAAAGAAACTACAATAGCTTTGGCATAAATTATCATTTACAAACCCGTTACAATAAAAAAGAAGAAGCTTCCTATTATAAATTACTAGGGAAATGGCGCGAAATTAATGGTGGTTGGCAACATGGGTTTGAAACGCTTTACAAAAATTTATCCTATTGGACATTTATTTATACCTACGGAAGACCTAGCTTCAAATTATCAGTATATTTCCAAGAAGATTTTTATGTTAATAACGCACCCGATGTGCAAGCAGGCATTGGTATAAAAATTCCGATTTTAAAATAACTTCATCAATCCTATAATCAAAAAAAGATAAGTTTCAGATAAAAAAGTATCTGCAATTAAACCTTTTAAAAGTTTTCTTGTCTTAGAAGTAATTAAACAAAATTATTATAAGATGAAGACATTATTGATTATTGCTATTGCCCTGATATCATTTCATGGCATTGCCCAAGAAAAAAAAGAACGTCCTAACAGAGAGGATCGTCATGCCATCATGAAAGACCTTACTCCTGAAGAAGCTGCAGAATTAAGAACAAAGCATATGACGCTTCATTTAGATTTAAATACAGATCAACAAAAGAAAATTTTCGCTTTAAATCTTGAAAACGCAAAAATGCGTCAATCAATTATGGAAGCTCATAAAGCTCAAAAAGAAGCCGGAAATATGCAAAAACCTTCTAAAGAGGCCATGCTTAAAAGACAAAATAACAAATTAGACCATCAAATTGCGATGAAAGCAAAAATGAAAAATATTTTGGATGAAAACCAATATGCAAAATGGGAAAAAGGCTTAGAGCGTATGGCTGTAAATAAAAATTTAAAGAAAAAAGACAGTTATAAAAACAGAATTTAGATTCGTTAGATTTGGTTATAGTTTAGTTGATGTAAAGCGCATTTTTAAATTAAAAATGCGCTTTTACTTTTTTACAATGTTTTAGCAACCTTATTTACTGCTGCAATAGTAAAATCTAAATCTTCATAAGACAAGGCATCTGTTATAAACCAAGTTTCGAAAGCACTTGGTGCAATATAAACTCCATTATTTAGCATGCCATGAAAGAATGTTTTAAAAGTTTCATTATTACCTAGCGCAGCCGTTTTAAAATCTACAACTTCTGCTTCATCAAAATGAACTGAAATCATAGAACCAACTCTGTTTATTGTATGCGTAATATTATTTTCATTTAACACGTTAGCAATACCGTTATGCAAATATTCTGTTTTGTTTGCTAATCGTTTAAAAACTTCACCATCTTTATTTAAAGCGGTTAACATAGCTAAACCGGCAGCCATTGCTAAAGGGTTCCCACTTAAAGTCCCAGCCTGATACACGGGCCCAAGAGGCGCTAGATAATTCATAATTTCATTTTTAGCAGCAAAAGCACCAACAGGCAATCCGCCACCAATTACTTTTCCAAAACAAACAATATCGGCTTTGATATTATATAATTCTTGAGCCCCACCTTTTGCTAAACGAAATCCCGTCATAACCTCATCGAAAATCAATAAAATGTCATGTTCATCACACAACAATCTTAGTTTAGCTAGAAAATCATTTTTTGGTGGCACACAGCCCATGTTACCAGCTACAGGCTCAATAATAATGCATGCTATTTCATTTTTATTGGCTTCAATTAAAGCCTTTACATTTTCAATATCGTTATAATTTGCCAGTAAGGTATCTTTTGCAGTCCCTGCTGTAACACCCGGACTGTTAGGTACGCCAAAAGTACTGGCACCACTGCCCGCCTGTATTAAAAACGAATCGCTATGACCGTGATAACAACCTGCAAATTTTATAATTTTATCTTTTTTAGTATAACCTCTGGCCAATCGAACAGCACTCATGCAAGCCTCTGTACCAGAATTTACAAAGCGTATTTTATCTATGTTAGGAACCATAGAAACAGCTAATTCGGCTATTTTAGTTTCAATTTCTGTTGGCATTCCAAAAGACGTTCCTTTTTTTGCTTTTTCAACCACAGCATCAACAACGGGTTGGTAAGCATGACCTAAAATCATGGGGCCCCAGGAGTTGATATAATCTATTAATCGGTTATCGTCTTCATCAAATAAATAAGCTCCTTTTGCTTCTTTTACAAAAATGGGGGTTCCGCCTACTCCTTTAAAAGCTCTTACGGGTGAGTTTAC contains the following coding sequences:
- a CDS encoding ribonuclease HII: MLLKQFSDFNLECGTDEAGRGCLAGPVTAAAVMLPLNFENTVLTDSKKLSETKRDLLKPVIESEALTFGVTHIFEDEIDQINILNASILAMQKSIAKLNPLPEFIIIDGNKFKPYKNIPYQTIVKGDSKYLSIAAASVLAKTYRDEFMNKIHEEFPMYNWKKNKGYPTKEHREAIKTYGPCKYHRKSFRLLPEQLEFEF
- the lipB gene encoding lipoyl(octanoyl) transferase LipB, whose translation is MNKDIKLQDLGLKDYKETWDYQETLFKGIVDAKIKNRQENTNFKTNNYFLFVEHPHVYTLGKSGDMSNLLLNEQQLTQKDATFYKINRGGDITYHGPGQIVGYPILDLDNFFTDIHKYLRFLEEVIILTLNDYGIQSGRSDGETGVWLDAGTPFARKICAMGVRASRWVTMHGFALNINADLGYFDNIIPCGIRGKAVTSLHVELGVEKVSMEEVKEKLLKHFSILFEAKFF
- a CDS encoding helix-turn-helix domain-containing protein; its protein translation is MRKKLIFVLLILMTLKAEAQFSFSGHIDNKEWHNNVYLSVIDDYRKISGLYFEQIIAKVNTDSLGYFEFTGNQLENENRIYRIHVDNCFNNQDNKTHFDGYCDDSKEVIFIAKNNDTIVFPFTFDKQMFCDIKSTNEKATVFARVDSLKDVMKFAFSEFRSEANRKLNNKKWFNTLQNFGDQLNEPLADLYIYSFLSDRRNELHEHYLEDLKSNNYYDKLLENLNKVYPNSTYATQYKNELNSDKFIINKVSNSGFNWFYIIVPLLIISVILNVWLLISSKNNKSKQVTETKEQLTKQEQNVLNLLLEDKSNKDIADALFISLSTVKTHINNIYRKLNVQSREETKSLFNS
- a CDS encoding DUF1573 domain-containing protein, encoding MTLTKTHFSSLKTTLTFVFFLFVYAVNFAQETDSNAGVLTFKEEEIDYGTIKQNADGERIFSFTNTGKSPIVISTVKTSCGCTVPSYSKEPILPGKTSEIKVRYATNRIGVFKKTITIVSNASEPNKIIRIKGEVLAPESATK
- a CDS encoding GLPGLI family protein, with translation MKSILFKVSLLCFLLLLSVTPNVQDFQGKAYYMSKSRMDLGSWGSKMTEAQKKDMFLRLRNRLEKTYILSFNKQESLFDEEEKLDAISGATDSWGKIFAPGRQYKNIKENLLVQSQEFYGKQFLVKDELLPIEWIMGTESKQIGQYMCFKATASIPTAYLTWYSFSWSELENNTTDNKVESGADTSQKPIQITEVEAWYTLQIPVSHGPAEYWGLPGLILEVSAGNTTILCSKIVLNTKEKIQIEAPNKGKEITKNEYKQTITKKMQEMRDNRGRRRY
- a CDS encoding nucleoid-associated protein — its product is MITRKNASISKFIIHKVGNKFNDTKNAFSEKLVDFDEPSYELMLPFLLRPFGSLVQSYRFNHHADISLNEINSYSTQIFNDEEAFIEVSKHIVTHLYEQSTSANIKTGDVLVVMFEGIEFNEITTNALGIFKIENKVNFFQTYLENNSYDVLVQKGISSKKVDKGCLILNQSDNEGQIVLSVDNNSYDAQYWLNQFLNIKYADDANNHTHQYIELCKEFSEEIIKSTYGAHEHNNFLAKTIDFFKENEVVNVERFKDEVFEEDKHKTLFDDYKKTFEDEQNIVIRNQFDIAESVVNKDKKKIKTDIKLDTHIQIKLDIDAPDASAEYLERGYDDEKKMHYYKVFFNAES
- the lysS gene encoding lysine--tRNA ligase; this translates as MQLSEQEIVRREKLERLRELGINPYPADLYPVTHTSKQVKEQFEADKEVVIAGRLMMIKVQGKASFAELQDAEGKIQVYFNRDEICPGEDKEKYNEVFKKLLDFGDFVGIEGVLFTTQVGEKTVKVKDFTLLSKALKPLPLPKEKDGVVYDAFTDPEQRYRQRYADLVVNPKVKDVFIKRTKLFNAMRQFFNDAGYFEVETPVLQSIPGGAAARPFVTHHNALDIPLYMRIANELYLKRLIVGGFDGVYEFSKNFRNEGMDRTHNPEFTAMEIYVAYKDYNWMMTFCEKLLEHCAVAVNGTTKAKFGDHEIDFKAPYARVTMADSIKHFTGFDITGKTEAEIRAAAEGMGIEVDDTMGKGKLIDEIFGEKCEGNYIQPTFITDYPKEMSPLCKEHRENPELTERFELMVCGKEIANAYSELNDPIDQRERFEHQMELAKKGDDEATGVIDYDFLRALEYGMPPTSGMGIGMDRLIMFLTNNQSIQEVLFFPQMRPEKKALELSENEKVIFEILKTQNGISLNNLKTQSGLSNKAWDKGIKGLTKHKVAKVTKTEDDLIVEII
- a CDS encoding YqaE/Pmp3 family membrane protein, with amino-acid sequence MSFWRVLLAIVCPPLSVIGKGCGSILIVFLLWLCGWVPGVIAALVILNNPNR
- a CDS encoding DUF4890 domain-containing protein — its product is MKTLLIIAIALISFHGIAQEKKERPNREDRHAIMKDLTPEEAAELRTKHMTLHLDLNTDQQKKIFALNLENAKMRQSIMEAHKAQKEAGNMQKPSKEAMLKRQNNKLDHQIAMKAKMKNILDENQYAKWEKGLERMAVNKNLKKKDSYKNRI